The following nucleotide sequence is from Ornithodoros turicata isolate Travis chromosome 2, ASM3712646v1, whole genome shotgun sequence.
ttaGACATCCGTCACGTTCATGGAAAGGACAACGCTGTCGCCGACGCTGTCTCTCGCGTCCACATCAACAGCCTCCACGTTCCTGGCCTCCTACGAATCGATTTCGCTGCCATGGCTGATCATCAGGAATGTCAGGGGCTCGCCGAGCTCCGTTCGTCATCGTCCTTACGTTTCGAAGAACGTTCGGTCCCATATTCTGACGCCCGTCTCGTTTGCGACACGTCCACCGGCTCACCCACGCCACATCATATTGTTTGGTCCAAGCCGACATCAGAGCCTGGACGCGAGAATGCATTCACTGTCAGCGAACGAAAATTCAGCGCCACACCATCCCACCTGTGTCAAGCACACCACTTCCCGCTCGTTGTTCTGAACACATTCATCTGGACCTTTCGGGCCCTCTACCACCATCCAACGGGCTCACGTACCTCCTTACTTGCGTAGACAGAttcacccgttggcccgaaGCGTTCCCCATACACGACATGACCGCAGCAGTTGTCGCTCACGCTTTCGTCGCCGGCTGGATAGCGCGTTTTGGCGTCCCCACCACCATCACTACAGATCGCGGACGTCAGTTCGAGTCTCGCCTATTCGCCGACCTCATGAAGACCCTAGGAATAACTCGAGTACGCATGACTGCCTACCACCCTGCAGCCAACGGGATGGTAGAAGGTTTTCACCGCCAGACGCGTGACATCGGACGCCGTCACGACGTCATCGCTATCGACCGGCTGAAGCCAGCCTATATCGACGACCCACCGCCTCTGGCTCTGACCTCGTCAGCCCCTTTGCACCACCCCGTTCCCCCTGCACCTCGCATCCTACCATACAAATCCAGGCAACCTCACGTGCACTCCAGGTGGGGGTCAACCCATCTGGTGACCAGCCACTCTTATTCCGACGAGTAGGGGTAGGTATTACAGAGAGGGGTAGCCATGTCGTGACGGCGACGCCGACGCAGAGAGGCTAGCCCCATTCTCATCGCTACCGCGCGAGCCAGGCGCTCGGCAATTCGAAGTTGACCTTCTTCCAGTTAACAGCCCAGAGTCGGTCGCAGTGGCCACTAATAAACGGCTCTCCTCCTTACGTCTGGCTAGGCCTCATTCTTCTCCCTCAGACCTTTTCCGGATAAGCATATGCGCATGCTCAGCCACGGCTGCCATTTTTCGGGGTAGGTAATCGCTGTCAAGGTTGCGCAGACGTTCGAGGCAGACACTTGACGACGTTTTGTACCCGTAATCAGTACAatacgctttcactctttctttctttttgcaatcTGCTCTTGGTACTTTCCCACGcgcgtgccagtccgaaaagcgcccCTTACCCATTTGGGGTCAAAATACGAGGTTTCGAATTCTGACGCCAGGGGCGACACATATATGGAAAAGATCCATTGTGTTGGGAAATTTTTCCGAAGAAACCAAATCGCAAATGTCCCACATTATCATCATCGCAAGGAACACAAAGGCACTAATCCTTTGAATAGGTGATCAATGGGCTCAATCCGAATTCCAGCTAGGCTTGCCACTTTTCACCGTGACATATACCGGCCACGGGTAAGGGTAAGGTTTAATGTAGAGTAGGAAAGGTGAGGGAAAGGGAAATGGTTGAAGGAGAGGAGGCGCACAGAGTGGTCGTTGGAGATAATGCGCCAACATAGttcttagggccagttctcacttggcgacgtccgacgcggcgtcgtgactTGGCGGCGGAactagaggcgcatttccgcagCCCCGtgagcgcgcacgattttcatgttcgcaccacagtggcattcccaTCGTCCCAAGCAGACGAAAagtcaggaggcgtggcctttctgtgtcacctaattggtcgacAGCTGTcattctcggcagctctcgccgacgtagTGGAAGgagttcggcatggcagtttttttcgctcgacgtctctcctctcccgactccggaaatgcgcgtctgtttccgccgcccgctcacgacgcaaAGTCAGAACTGGCCCTTACTTGTCTTTGGCTGGGCTCTCGATGCTCGAAATTGCAATGTAAAGAGGAAACGACGCTACAGGTAATGGAACAAGAGTCAAAATCCGGATTGGATCGCCACACACTTTGAAAGACGCATTGACGCAGACTTTGCCGGCGGCGAactcacgtcgtgactgggaggtacccgggttggaatcccgctgccggctgtgctgcctggggtttttcctgggttttcctcagacgctttcagacatatgtcggcacagtttcctaagaagtcggccgaggacgcacatttccccagggcgttagtcgtgacgttgcccacctctgcgaggccgacaacggcgagccctttcaccacccaccatcaccaccaccggcGGTGAACTCATGGTGGTTCTATACGTTCTACGCAGACTCCTATCTGGCTTCACACAATTACTCATACTGTCCCATCGAATCACAAGAATACAGAGGAcaactgaaaaaagaaaagaaaaaagatataGAGGACAATTGAACATCTGTTTTTATCAGGTAGCCAGGAGGACAAAAAGTGGAACGTGAACACCAGTTGAACGACCTAGCATGAGCTAGCTTAACTGCAGTGGAGTACAAGTCAACTACCATCTTTCAGTGGAATTCAAGGAGTTTGCCGTCTAAGGTCCCCGATTTCCGCCAGTTCGTGTGGCGGCACAAGTTCCCCTTGATATCTCCAAATGCAGCATATCCGAGACTTTTCGCTTATCTGGCTATACAACGTACGTCTCCAAGCCTGGTGAAGGGCAAAGCTCTGCAGCCCTTTTCGTTCGCTGTGACATACCCGTCATACATAGACCCTTGCAAACGAATGGCAGAGGAGAGTGCGTCAGCTGAACAGTCCGTTTGGCCCCTATGGACGTCACTATGCTGTCTCTTTACTTGCCGCCGGCGTCAGCCCTCAACACAGACAGTCTGGAAGAAACACTTCACTCTCTTCCTCCTCCCTACGTGCTCTGCGGGGACTTGAATGCCCACAACGTTATTTGGGGAAGTACGCGCTCTGATGCGAGGGGCCAGCAGTTAGCGTCTCTGTTTGAGTGCTTCGATCTGTGCCTCCTGAATGATGGGTCACCGACATTCATTCAGGCAGTGCGCCTGTCTTCGTGCTTGCACCTTACGGCAGTGTCTTCATCTATAGCGCGGCGCTACTCGTGGCAAGTTGGTGCAGAACTCCTTGGCCGCGATCACCTCCTAGTGCTGATTAATATTCGTGGTGCGCAGCGCTCTCTGCTTACACGCTGCATCAAGAGCTCCGGCTGAAAAGCCTATCGGTCCACCCTTGAGTCGTCCTTCAGAGACCAGCAGCTGGAGCATCTGACTTCTTCCTGCTTTGCTAAAGTCGTAACCGATGCGATGACTTGCACCACAACGGCGCGCCGTGTCCCCATCGCCTTCTCAGCTATTGATGCAGAGTATGAACGGTTGCGTCCTATTCGTCGTCGGGCTGAACGGAAAGCCCGTCGTTCCGGTCTCCCGTGTCACATCGCTGAAGCACCAAGGATTCAGAAGGCCATACAGAGACACCTGGCCAACCTTGCAAGAAACCGTTGGCGGCGCTTTGCGAGCTCATTGTCTCCGCGGACGCCACTTTCTAGAATATGGAGCATACTCAGGGCACTCTCCACAACTGTTGCTCAACGGCGCCATTTTCAAGCACTCGCGCTAGCAACCGCAGGTTCGGAAATCGACGTTGCAAACGAATACTGTGCCTGTCTAACAACAGCTTCGGTGTAGCAGGGATCGTCAGCTCGTGCCATCCCGGTCGTCCTGGAATCCTCGCAGAAGCAATGTCTGGATGTTCCGTTCTCCGTCATGGAGTTCGAGGCGGCCCTAAGGAAATCACCCCCTCACACCTCTCGTGGGCCTGActgtattacgtacaaggcTCTCCAAAATCTACCCCTCCATGGCCGACACGCTCTCCTTAGGCTCTAGAATAATTGTTGGCGGGATGGTGCTTTCCCAGCAGAATGCAAGAATGCAATGATAGTGCCGCTCCTTAAGCCAGGCAAGTCTCCACACGCCATTGATGCCTTTCGCCCAatcgccctcaccagctgtgtcGGGAAGATTATGGAACGGATGATATCCGCACGATTGAactggtattttgagagcacccaattctttcctgaagctatggctggtttccggcaagcgctgtccgcgattgacaatgtcatcgatGTCGTCTCCTCCATCCAGCAAGCAAAGTTTGATGGGCTCCTGAAGGCTGCTGTCTTTCTCGATGTAGTGAAAGCATACGACAATGTTCTCCATAATGTTGTTGTCGCATCGCTTCAAGAAGCTGGTGTGGGCGGCTGTACCCTTGCCTGGTTGCAAACCTTCCTCTCTGACAGGCCTCTGTTCGTGCGCGCAGCAGATGGTGACAGTGCCAACTACTCTGTGCATCGTGGAGTTCCACAGGGGAGCGTCCTCAGCTCGCTCCTGTTTAATGTCATCCTGGCGCACCTCCCTTCTTTTCTGCCCAAACATACACATATCAcgatctatgctgatgacatttgcatatggacctctgcagcgCGCCGTGGTACCAtccagcgtcgtctgcaacatgCCTTAGACCTTATTGTGGCGTATCTTGCTGATCGTGGGTTGTCTGTCTCGCCGACCAAGACagtagctatggcattcacgcgcCGCTCCTTCACCAAATACCCCCTactgctagctggctctagacTGAACTACGTCTTGCATCATCGGTACCTAGGCATAATCATTGACAGGGGACTAacatggtcgcggcagatcaactccctCTCTGCTAGCTcccgcatctactgtaatgtgtTCCGGCACCCCTGTGGATCcacatggggcccgtcctgtgTTGAGCTCCATCGTGTGCATTGCTTCCTGTTGCTTGGcgttatgcgctatagcctgcctgtcatttatggggggtgggggtttattggcagaaaaaagcaaaaaaaaaaagaaaggggatcCTTGATGGGATCTCCAACACTCACGAGCTggagctgctcaatattcaaACCAGAAGCCTCCGTCATGTATGGGAATGCCAAAGAcaacggaaaccttctctgttttggcggaggcacgcgagccatcggtgcttattcttcgcgatagtgtcgccttacacgcgtacacacgcTATATTGCccgccatccagcccattacctctgtgatattgcgcaacgttatcccgcatctgcattcggtccagctatttgccgtttatgaagcaacatcccctcaaccTCAACCTCGGCCCTGACCTTCTATGCGCCACCtatgtggacacttcactaccccactgtacaaacgtcaattccgggccttaggaaaaagaaggttgtgccaacagctgtggcctgccaactgaccttgcACAACGTCTACAGTCACCGCCGGCATCGA
It contains:
- the LOC135384777 gene encoding uncharacterized protein LOC135384777; protein product: MTAAVVAHAFVAGWIARFGVPTTITTDRGRQFESRLFADLMKTLGITRVRMTAYHPAANGMVEGFHRQTRDIGRRHDVIAIDRLKPAYIDDPPPLALTSSAPLHHPVPPAPRILPYKSRQPHVHSRWGSTHLVTSHSYSDE